In the Synergistaceae bacterium genome, one interval contains:
- a CDS encoding transposase → MKPATVKFANLDKQRIKVQKAYYRLDCVRKDYINKIASTLVRTNPVYITIEDLNILGIMKNKRLSKATCYIPWTTREFKPLDFCTNLSSFGERGKDEEGRMKKEKSGLLHICVGFQ, encoded by the coding sequence GTGAAACCTGCTACTGTAAAATTCGCGAACCTAGACAAACAGCGTATCAAAGTCCAGAAAGCCTACTACAGACTTGATTGTGTAAGAAAAGACTATATCAACAAAATAGCCTCCACGCTGGTGAGGACCAATCCAGTCTATATCACAATCGAAGACCTTAATATTCTTGGAATAATGAAAAACAAGCGTCTCTCAAAGGCTACATGCTATATACCGTGGACTACACGGGAATTTAAGCCTTTGGACTTCTGTACAAACTTGAGTAGCTTTGGCGAAAGAGGGAAGGATGAAGAGGGAAGGATGAAGAAGGAAAAATCTGGACTATTGCACATTTGTGTTGGTTTTCAGTAG